One segment of Falco biarmicus isolate bFalBia1 chromosome 12, bFalBia1.pri, whole genome shotgun sequence DNA contains the following:
- the LOC130157531 gene encoding cullin-9-like isoform X4, with the protein MPHCCPLLVPPCSSPAPHTTPGAPGRPGAALPGAHPPAQPGPAPLPAGAHRACAPAAEVRGSGAGGTVPVMVNERHNGNLLVRLGPKLQAYPGELLRQRRGHDGQPEYLIQWSIVSLEERAVGGSSASSAETKPENILMWMSAEEVCASCPALLGKRKLEGQWVKEEKAASPFAAEVPLDEASLLEMKADVRSLVQRAGRQMAETGAPESSILNTIHVLSAYASIGSLAGAFKETGALDLLMKMLCHKEKQIRRSAGKMLRALASHDAGSWAYVLLSLSQQDGIEQHMDFDSRYTLLELFAETTSSEEQCMSFEGIHLPQIPGKLLFVLVKRYLCVTSLMDKLSSGMEPGWEQQDCAVPSLLPEERSRVKQEFEFSMAMANLILEVVHVMGWDPSHKPELLPQQELRPRTTRSIFQHSTTSCTIAQAAPTPPPKEPSIFKTRSAFPSRSSYVEYVQANLVHGMWVRMLEDYEQVSAGDEGEFRQSNDGTPPVQVYWQALGCTYWVHWHMVEIIGPLGQEDHEHQEKVSTLARSHKLAAVAQPFFCKPFAGLYSLPYLGEQPTKAAEALSRAEWWELLFFVKKLEEQEQKEIICLIHQEQAEQLLEMDEEALIQLSVPVELAQKVLRVLEKQCQGSAQRDLRGSRIYAKYFLGSGARQGGKGSPAVSSEGAGCRSTVPEATMAKAAKEDLSAAPVPPQAPVVAVKSDSQLFSELLEREGLFFPEVTEEQIKVLGSSEGVSERGSLAEIAAVVDVVQSSSSEVGLRLAGLKHIMKILEEEPEAEPESESEQQFGKSLGRLGSRSIGEKLVKVAVELLSAEVSEKALVVVTLQLLPVLMAKYEWRVPFATEGGVRAVLACMQQHASSAVVQQAGLAALKVLVGAVAGEAGGASGNPLPLNHADAQMMREIFASIGSASGKGSASPLSAIPAAMSTMQRVPGGSSGVQNGLLVVNMLIDGHRGLAEQLVSCDLPAVLQSCWWDRQGSGCPHAMLALSVINRLAEHRLPVGPEVAGREAPLEVRDVQMLLGSLGDSVLSKDVVVALERQLCGEGPILSGEAAQLLQDRRCFRLLLRSFELLRAEKAVSLSILRILNKFLDGYQEDVLPWHECVEPCLSSLSAQSCDWEQVVQKVIGFLHRLATTSKDCVVVMCHVGAREALSKALEKHSTAPSLAPALLELVTDCEKYASLYKKLTTSILAGCIQLVLGQIEEHRRSHQAISIPFFDVFLRNLCKGSSVEVKEDKCWEKVQVSSNPHRASKLTDRNPKTYWESNGSTGSHFITVHMQCGVVIREMSMLVASEDSSYMPARVVVLGGDSPATIRTELNAVTILPSDSRVILLENMTRFWPIIQIRVKRCQQGGIDTRVRGIEVLGPKPTFWPVFKEQLCRRTFLSCTARAHAWCQEICQDRGRLLQLFGRLNRALQHEQSFADRFLPDDEAARALGRTCWEALVNPVVRSITSPDPQGASPLAWLLSKYLESVEPPHHATSCGAVFGSRVRRLTQLLVHVDPGGPEPEEARAAGGKEGKSKEAAARAAKAVVKSGDLESIWQCWRGVVQQQVQQFLEAAGQAPDLVERYCRLYQRLRSATAELFGQRAAFVLALGRGFAGALLQLSFLTALHVSEQFARYLDRQIQELRGAAGSTAPLQQLQQLLEPFVVFSGLELAHTFEHFYRHYLGDRLLAQGPSWLEGAVVEQIGLCFPSRFPQDMLSNLAESEELQQQFCLFQLQEQDRWLLELDTGLDKTLGTVSVVHEPEVKVLALSPHCWPVSPFCYMDEPGRFFSAALSSPLDEFANFCRRRQSQLGWECTKPRRLQWTWLGHAELQFGDCVLHVSTLQMYILLCFNGAEEVAVEALLQATGLPAELVHHALTPLTHGEGVLVRSCAVGGD; encoded by the exons ATGCCCCACTGCTGCCCCCTCCTCGTAccaccctgctccagccctgcgCCCCACACAACCCCCGGTGCCCCCGGCCGACCCGGCGCCGCGCTGCCTGGTGCCCATCCGCCGGCGCAGCCGggccccgcgccgctccccgccggggcGCACCGCGCATGCGCGCCCGCCGCGGAAGTGCGGGGGAGCGGCGCGGGAG GCACAGTTCCTGTCATGGTGAACGAGAGGCACAATGGCAACCTGCTCGTGCGCCTGGGACCCAAACTACAGGCTTACCCGGGGGAGCTGCTCCGGCAGCGTCGGGGCCATGATGGCCAGCCTGAATACCTGATCCAGTGGAGTATTGTCAGCTTGGAAGAGAGagcagtgggaggcagcagTGCCTCCTCTGCAGAGACCAAGCCAGAGAACATCTTGATGTGGATGTCTGCAGAAGAGGTCTGTGCCAGCTGCCCGGCGCTGCTGGGCAAGAGGAAGCTGGAAGGGCAGTGGGTGAAAGAGGAGAAGGCAGCCAGCCCATTTGCTGCAGAAGTCCCACTGGATGAAGCCTCGCTGCTGGAGATGAAGGCTGATGTCAGGAGCCTGGTGCAGCGAGCTGGCCGGCAGATGGCTGAGACCGGGGCCCCTGAGTCCTCCATTCTCAACACCATCCACGTGCTGAGCGCGTACGCCAGCATTGGCTCACTAGCGGGTGCCTTCAAGGAGACGGGAGCCCTCGACTTGCTGATGAAGATGCTGTGCCACAAGGAGAAGCAAATCCGCCGCAGTGCTGGCAAGATGCTAAGGGCCCTGGCTTCGCATGATGCAG ggagctgggcctATGTCCTGCTGTCTCTGAGCCAGCAGGATGGCATTGAGCAGCATATGGACTTCGACAGTCGCTACACCTTGCTGGAGCTGTTCGCTGAGACAACATCCTCTGAAGAGCAGTGCATGTCCTTTGAGGGGATTCACCTTCCGCAG ATCCCTGGGAAGCTGCTGTTCGTCCTGGTGAAGCGCTACCTGTGTGTCACTTCTCTCATGGACAAGCTCAGCAGTGGCATGGAGCCCGGATGGGAGCAGCAGGACTGCGCTGtgcccagcctgctccctgaGGAGAGGAGCCGTGTGAAGCAGGAGTTTGAATTCAGCATGGCTATGGCAAACCTTATCTTGGAGGTGGTGCacgtgatgggctgggaccccagccacaagccagagctgctgccccaACAGGAGCTGCGGCCACGCACCACCCGCTCCAtcttccagcacagcaccacGTCCTGCACTATTGCTCAAGCAGCCCCCACTCCTCCACCAAAAGAGCCCAGCATCTTCAAGACGCGCTCAGCCTTCCCAAGTCGCAGCAGCTATGTAGAGTATGTGCAAGCAAACCTGGTGCATGGCATGTGGGTGCGCATGCTGGAGGACTATGAGCAGGTTAGCGCTGGTGACGAGGGGGAGTTCCGCCAGAGCAACGATGGCACACCGCCCGTGCAG GTGTACTGGCAAGCCCTGGGCTGTACTTACTGGGTTCACTGGCACATGGTGGAGATCATAGGCCCTTTGGGGCAAGAGGATCATGAGCACCAGGAGAAGGTGTCCACTCTGGCACGCAGCCACAAACTGGCAGCAG tTGCGCAGCCATTTTTCTGCAAGCCCTTTGCGGGGCTGTACTCCCTGCCTTACCTGGGGGAGCAGCCGACCAAGGCTGCAGAGGCCCTGAGCCGTGCCGAGTGGTGGGAGCTGCTCTTCTTTGTGAAGAAGCTGgaagagcaggagcagaaagagaTCATTTGTCTCATCCATCAGGAGCAGGCGGAGCAG CTGTTGGAGATGGACGAAGAAGCCCTGATCCAGCTGTCAGTACCCGTGGAGCTGGCCCAGAAGGTGCTTCGGGTCTTGGAgaagcagtgccagggcagcgCTCAGCGTGACCTGCGTGGCTCCCGCATCTACGCCAAATACTTCCTTGGTAGCGGGGCCAGGCAGGGTGGCAAGGGGAGCCCTGCTGTGTCCTCAGAGGGTGCCGGCTGCAGGAGCACCGTCCCTGAAGCCACGATGGCCAAGGCAGCAAAGGAAGACCTCTCTGCAGCCCCAGTGCCGCCCCAAGCCCCGGTTGTGGCAGTGAAGTCGGATTCGCAGCTGTTCAGTGAGCTCCTTGAGAGGGAAGGGCTGTTCTTCCCAGAGGTGACAGAGGAGCAGATCAAAG TGTTAGGCAGCTCCGAGGGGGTGAGCGAGAGGGGCTCGCTGGCCGAGATTGCAGCTGTGGTGGACgtggtgcagagcagcagctcagaggtGGGGCTGCGCTTAGCTGGGCTCAAGCACATCATGAAGATCCTGGAGGAGGAGCCTGAGGCTGAGCCCGAGTCCGAGTCCGAGCAGCAATTCGGCAAatccctgggcaggctggggagcaggagtATTGG GGAAAAGCTGGTGAAGGTGGCAGTGGAGCTGCTGAGCGCTGAGGTGTCAGAGAAGGCCCTGGTGGTGGTGACGCTGCAGTTGCTGCCTGTGCTCATGGCGAAGTACGAGTGGCGCGTGCCGTTTGCCACGGAGGGTGGTGTGCGGGCTGTGCTGGCCTGCATGCAGCAGCACGCCTCCTCCGCCGTGGTGCAGCAGGCTGGCCTGGCG GCCCTGAAGGTGCTGGTGGGAGCTGTGGCTGGCGAGGCAGGCGGTGCCAGTGGAAATCCCTTGCCCCTGAACCATGCCGATGCACAGATGATGCGGGAGATCTTTGCCAGCATTGGCTCTGCCTCCGGCAAGGGCTCAGCAAGCCCGCTGAGTGCCATCCCTGCAGCCATGAGCACCATGCAGAGGGTTCCAGG GGGCTCCTCGGGCGTGCAGAACGGCTTGCTGGTGGTGAACATGCTGATCGACGGCCACCGGGGCCTGGCGGAACAGCTGGTGAGCTGCGATCTCCCcgcagtgctgcagagctgctggtgggacaggcagggcagtggcTGCCCTCATGCGATGCTGGCCCTCAGCGTGATCAACCGCCTTGCGGAGCACCGGCTACCCGTGGGCCCGGAGGTGGCAG GCAGAGAGGCCCCGCTGGAGGTGAGGGACGTGCAGATGCTTCTGGGCAGCCTAGGGGACAGTGTCTTGTCCAAGGACGTGGTGGTGGCCCTGGAGCGGCAGCTCTGTGGTGAAGGCCCCATCCTCTCTGGCGAGGcggctcagctgctgcaggaccGCAGGTgcttcaggctgctgctgcgCAGCTTTGAGCTGCTGCGGGCAGAGAAGGCTGTGAGCCTGAGCATCCTCAG GATCCTGAACAAGTTCCTGGATGGTTACCAGGAAGATGTGCTGCCGTGGCACGAGTGTGTGGAGCCCTGTTTGTCCTCCTTGAGTGCCCAGAGCTGTGACTGGGAG caggTGGTGCAGAAGGTCATTGGCTTCCTGCACCGCCTGGCCACCACCAGCAAGGACTGCGTGGTGGTGATGTGCCACGTGGGCGCCCGCGAGGCTCTGTCCAAAGCCCTGGAGAAGCACAGCACGGCTCCGTCGCTGGCGCCAGCCCTGCTCGAGCTGGTGACGGACTGTGAGAAGTACGCCAGCCTCTACAAGAAGCTGACGACCAGCATCTTGGCTGGCTGCATCCAG CTGGTCCTGGGGCAGATTGAGGAGCACCGCCGGAGCCACCAGGCCATCAGCATCCCCTTCTTTGACGTCTTTCTGCGCAACCTGTGCAAAG GCTCCAGCGTGGAGGTGAAGGAGGACAAGTGCTGGGAGAAGGTgcaggtctcttccaacccccACCGGGCCAGCAAGCTGACGGACAGGAACCCCAAGACCTACTGGGAGTCGAATGGCAGCACCGGCTCCCACTTCATCACTGTCCATATGCAGTGCGGTGTGGTGATCAG ggagatgAGCATGCTGGTGGCCAGCGAGGACTCCAGCTACATGCCGGCCCGCGTTGTGGTGCTGGGGGGAGACAGCCCTGCCACCATCAGAACCGAGCTGAATGCA GTGACCATCCTGCCCTCGGACAGCAGAGTGATCCTGCTGGAGAACATGACCCGCTTCTGGCCCATCATCCAGATCCGGGTGAAGCGGTGCCAGCAG GGTGGCATTGACACACGTGTGCGTGGCATCGAGGTGCTGGGTCCCAAGCCCACTTTCTGGCCTGTCTTCAAGGAGCAGCTGTGCCGGCGGACGTTCCTCTCCTGCACCGCTCGGGCTCATGCCTGGTGCCAGGAGATCTGCCAGGACCGGGGACgactgctgcagctctttggCAG GCTGAACCGGGCGCTGCAGCATGAGCAGAGCTTTGCTGACCGTTTCCTTCCCGATGACGAGGCGGCCCGGGCCTTGGGCAGGACGTGCTGGGAGGCCCTGGTGAACCCCGTGGTGCGGAGCATCACCAGCCCAG ACCCCCAGGGAGCCAGCCCCCTGGCCTGGCTGCTGAGCAAGTACCTGGAGAGCGTGGAGCCACCCCACCATGCCACAAGCTGCGGTGCCGTCTTTGGTTCCCGTGTGCGGCGCCTGACACAGCTCCTGGTGCACGTGGACCCTGGCGGCCCAGAGCCGGAGGAGGCAAGAGCAGCTG GcgggaaggaggggaagagcaAGGAGGCGGCGGCCAGGGCTGCGAAGGCGGTGGTGAAGTCGGGCGACCTGGAGAGCATCTGGCAGTGCTGGCGTGGTGtggtgcagcagcag GTGCAGCAGTtcctggaggcagcagggcaggcgcCAGACCTGGTGGAGCGATACTGCAGGCTGTACCAGCGCCTGCGCAGTGCCACGGCGGAGCTCTTTGGGCAGCGGGCTGCCTTTGTGTTGGCCCTGGGCCGGGGCTTCGCAGgggctttgctgcagctctCCTTCCTTACCGCCCTGCAC GTGAGTGAGCAGTTTGCCCGCTACCTTGACCGGCAGATCCAGGAGCTCCGTGGGGCTGCGGGCAGCACAGCGccgctgcagcagctgcagcagctgctggagccctTCGTCGTCTTCAGTGGCCTGGAGCTCGCCCACACCTTTGAGCACTTCTACCG GCACTACCTGGGGGACCGGCTCCTGGCACAAGGGCCGTCTTGGCTGGAAGGAGCCGTCGTGGAGCAGATCGGACTGTGCTTCCCCAGCCGCTTCCCCCAGGATATGCTGAGCAACTTGGCTGAGTCGGAGGAGCTCCAGCAGCAGTTTTgcctcttccagctgcaggagcaggacaggtggctgctggagctggacaCAGGGCTAGATAAG ACACTGGGGACAGTCTCTGTGGTACATGAGCCGGAGGTGAAGGTGCTGGCCCTGTCCCCGCACTGCTGGCCCGTTTCCCCATTCTGCTACATGGACGAGCCTGGGAGGTTTTTCTCGGCGGCGCTGAGCTCGCCCCTGGATGAGTTTGCCAACTTCTGCAGGCGGC GCCagagccagctgggctgggagtgCACGAAGCCCCGTCGGCTGCAGTGGACGTGGCTGGGCCATGCTGAGCTGCAGTTTGGAGACTGCGTCCTCCACGTGTCCACGCTGCAGATGTACATCCTGCTGTGCTTCAACGGCGCTGAG gaggtggctgtggaggctctgctgcaggctaCGGGTCTCCCTGCTGAGCTGGTGCACCACGCGCTGACACCGCTGACCCACGGCGAGGGCGTCCTGGTGCGGAGCTGCGCTGTGGGAG GTGATTGA